A single Lolium perenne isolate Kyuss_39 chromosome 6, Kyuss_2.0, whole genome shotgun sequence DNA region contains:
- the LOC127334467 gene encoding probable serine/threonine-protein kinase At1g54610: MGSLCSKEQVVEEEPAVPPNRLQKAPSQSLKQLITVTAKEESAVVVAPVVHRVIGRSQSTLKGTSLIKAKPQPAVALPVPAPVAEKKAPVVVIASLNKSYSTAGPMHHRRATVDAAARNPVDADEEDADADADPDLHGVPQGFSGEHVIAGWPSWLTSVAGEVVHGWLPRRADTFERLDKIGQGTYSNVYKARDLQSGKIVALKRVRFVNMDPESVRFMAREIHILRRLDHPNVIRLEGIVTSRLSHSLYLVFEYMEHDLAGLAATPGLRFTEPQVKCFMKQILDGLHHCHGRGVLHRDIKGSNLLIDDNGVLKLADFGLATFFDPAKARQLTSRVVTLWYRPPELLLGATEYGVAVDLWSTGCILAELLAGKPIMPGQTEIEQLHKIFKLCGSPSEDYWAKAKLPDVTLFKPQRPYRRRIAETFRDFPPTALDLLDTLLAIEPSYRGTAASALDSEFFRTKPLACDPSSLPKYPPSKEYDAKLRGKEAMRQNAAAAMGGKGSLSVKPERNEPTKAVPAQDPMGADHQRRQMRNNPKSSSHHYTTLEDSVPGFRMEPPAAAGLPSTMQSAGQFGSTWYRKDGPRGAIPRTTSSSRLSGNPAHLTSQRSYAPSRGTDLHPSSSATRNTNSKYNRLDVAEPANALDRPAPTNSNNKKDMGMGMGMRDGPSAGQGYARNPRRMNYSGPLVPPGGNMDEMLKEHERQIQQAVRKARVDKERTTNRPNQY, encoded by the exons ATGGGCAGCCTCTGCTCCAAGGAGCAGGTCGTCGAGGAGGAGCCGGCTGTCCCGCCCAACCGGCTGCAGAAGGCGCCGAGCCAATCCCTGAAGCAGCTTATCACGGTCACCGCCAAGGAGGAGTCCGCGGTCGTCGTCGCGCCGGTGGTGCACCGCGTGATCGGCAGGTCGCAGTCCACACTCAAGGGCACCAGCCTGATCAAGGCCAAGCCGCAGCCTGCCGTCGCGCTGCCGGTGCCGGCGCCGGTGGCCGAGAAGAAGGCGCCGGTCGTCGTGATCGCTTCCCTCAACAAGTCCTACAGCACTGCCGGGCCCATGCACCACCGGCGCGCCACCGTCGACGCTGCCGCCCGGAATCCCGTCGATGCCGACGAAGAAgacgccgacgccgacgccgacCCCGACCTGCATGGCGTGCCGCAGGGGTTCTCCGGGGAGCACGTGATCGCCGGGTGGCCGTCCTGGCTGACCTCCGTCGCCGGGGAGGTCGTCCACGGGTGGCTGCCCCGGCGCGCCGACACGTTCGAGCGGCTGGACAAGATCGGGCAGGGCACGTACAGCAACGTGTACAAGGCGCGGGACCTGCAGAGCGGCAAGATCGTGGCGCTGAAGCGGGTGCGGTTCGTCAACATGGACCCGGAGAGCGTGCGGTTCATGGCGCGGGAGATCCACATCCTGCGCCGGCTCGACCACCCCAATGTGATCAGGCTGGAGGGCATCGTCACCTCCCGCCTCTCGCACAGCCTCTACCTCGTCTTCGAGTACATGGAGCACGACCTCGCCGGCCTCGCCGCCACGCCGGGTCTCCGGTTCACGGAGCCGCAGGTCAAATGCTTCATGAAGCAGATCCTCGACGGGCTCCACCACTGCCACGGCCGAGGGGTGCTCCACAGGGACATCAAGGGATCCAACCTTCTCATCGACGACAACGGCGTGCTCAAGCTCGCCGACTTCGGCCTTGCCACCTTCTTCGACCCGGCCAAGGCGCGGCAGCTCACGAGCCGGGTCGTCACTCTCTGGTACCGCCCGCCGGAGCTCCTGCTAGGCGCTACCGAGTACGGTGTCGCGGTCGACCTGTGGAGCACCGGGTGTATCCTCGCCGAGCTGCTCGCCGGAAAACCCATCATGCCCGGACAGACCGAG ATTGAGCAGCTGCACAAGATCTTCAAGCTGTGCGGGTCGCCGTCCGAGGACTACTGGGCCAAGGCGAAGCTGCCGGACGTGACCCTCTTCAAGCCGCAGCGGCCTTACCGGCGCCGCATCGCCGAGACATTCCGGGACTTCCCTCCCACGGCTCTGGACCTCCTGGACACGCTGCTCGCCATCGAACCTTCCTACCGAGGCACCGCAGCTTCGGCTCTCGACAGCGAA TTCTTCCGAACCAAGCCGTTGGCGTGTGACCCGTCGAGCTTGCCCAAGTACCCGCCCAGCAAGGAGTACGACGCCAAGCTACGCGGCAAGGAGGCCATGAG GCAAaacgcggcggcggccatgggagGCAAGGGCTCCTTGTCGGTGAAGCCGGAGCGAAACGAGCCCACCAAGGCGGTGCCAGCGCAGGACCCCATGGGAGCTGACCACCAG AGGAGGCAGATGCGCAACAACCCGAAGAGCAGCAGCCACCACTACACCACGCTGGAGGACAGCGTGCCGGGGTTCCGCATGGAGCCGCCGGCGGCCGCCGGGCTGCCGTCGACGATGCAGAGCGCCGGCCAGTTCGGGTCGACGTGGTACCGGAAGGACGGCCCGCGCGGCGCCATCCCGCGCACGACCAGCTCCTCCAGGCTGTCGGGCAACCCCGCGCACCTGACGTCGCAGCGCTCCTACGCGCCGTCCCGGGGCACCGACCTGCACCCAAGCTCGTCGGCGACCAGGAACACCAACTCCAAGTACAATCGCCTCGACGTCGCCGAGCCCGCCAACGCGCTCGACAGGCCCGCCCCTACCAACAGCAACAACAAGAAGGATATGGGCATGGGCATGGGCATGAGGGACGGTCCTTCAGCT GGCCAGGGGTACGCTCGGAACCCTCGGAGGATGAACTACTCCGGCCCGCTGGTGCCGCCGGGAGGCAACATGGACGAGATGCTCAAGGAGCACGAGCGGCAGATCCAGCAGGCCGTGCGCAAAGCGCGCGTCGACAAGGAGAGGACGACCAACCGGCCGAACCAGTACTGA